A single Thermoanaerobacterium sp. RBIITD DNA region contains:
- the ftsZ gene encoding cell division protein FtsZ, which translates to MIGIETDMEQFANIKVIGVGGGGGNAVNRMIDAGLKGVEFVAINTDKQALYMSKAETKIQIGDKLTKGLGAGANPEIGKKAAEETKDEIEKIISGADMVFITAGMGGGTGTGAAPVVAEITKELGILTVGVVTKPFTFEGRKRMAHAEMGISDLKKHVDALVTIPNDRLLQVAEKKTSMLDAFKIADDVLRQGVQGISDLIAVPGLVNVDFADVKTIMMETGLAHMGIGIASGENKATEAAKQAVQSPLLETSIEGARGILLNIAGGSNLSIFEVNEAANYIYETADPDANIIFGAVIDESLEDQIRITVIATGFEKKDVESKKTKIGRSDKQQNEIKEMSENIKIDNDDLDIPTFLRRGKKQ; encoded by the coding sequence GCGTAGGTGGTGGTGGAGGAAACGCTGTCAATAGAATGATTGATGCGGGGCTTAAAGGTGTTGAATTTGTTGCAATTAATACAGATAAACAAGCATTATATATGTCAAAAGCAGAAACCAAAATACAAATAGGTGATAAATTAACTAAGGGATTGGGTGCAGGGGCGAATCCTGAAATTGGCAAGAAAGCGGCAGAAGAGACCAAGGATGAAATTGAAAAGATTATAAGTGGTGCAGACATGGTTTTTATTACGGCTGGTATGGGAGGCGGAACTGGTACTGGTGCCGCACCTGTTGTTGCGGAGATTACAAAAGAACTTGGAATCTTGACTGTTGGTGTTGTTACAAAACCTTTTACATTTGAAGGTAGAAAAAGAATGGCACATGCTGAAATGGGAATCAGTGATTTAAAAAAACATGTTGATGCACTCGTAACTATCCCTAATGATAGACTTTTACAAGTAGCTGAAAAGAAAACATCAATGCTGGATGCATTTAAAATAGCTGATGATGTGTTAAGGCAAGGTGTACAAGGTATATCGGATTTAATTGCTGTTCCTGGTCTTGTAAATGTCGATTTCGCTGATGTGAAGACTATCATGATGGAAACAGGTCTTGCACATATGGGTATTGGTATTGCATCAGGTGAAAATAAGGCAACAGAAGCGGCAAAACAGGCTGTACAAAGTCCTCTCTTAGAGACATCAATAGAAGGAGCAAGAGGAATTCTCTTAAATATTGCTGGTGGATCTAATCTAAGTATATTTGAAGTAAATGAGGCCGCAAATTACATATATGAAACAGCAGATCCTGATGCTAATATTATTTTTGGTGCTGTTATTGATGAAAGTTTAGAAGACCAAATAAGAATAACAGTAATTGCTACTGGGTTTGAGAAAAAAGATGTTGAAAGTAAAAAAACTAAGATTGGTAGAAGTGATAAGCAACAAAACGAAATAAAAGAAATGAGTGAAAACATAAAAATAGACAATGACGACCTTGATATTCCGACTTTTTTAAGGAGAGGTAAAAAACAATAA